The following proteins are co-located in the Candidatus Competibacteraceae bacterium genome:
- the cls gene encoding cardiolipin synthase: MRRLETDKLSGFISVNETTFFAAILWILNVLIQFAFIARVLLRPHREPASRIAWMVIILVLPVLGILAYILFGEVNIGRRRVARMQAVLAQMPKVADAVGLDAAIQRVEASDRYTHLFRVGHSISGFEPVGGNHARLLADSNATIDAMVADIDAASEHVHLLFYIWLPDHNGRKIIEALKRAAARGVTCRAMADDLGSRLLIHSKYWPDMDRAGVRLARALPVGNPLLRPLKGRIDLRNHRKIVVIDDLITYCGSQNCADPEFLIKAQYAPWVDAMMRFEGPIARQNQHLFASDWMAHVDDDIADLLRRPIPPALSGLPAQVIGTGPTVRYSAMPEMFESLMHTARHELIISTPYYVPDESMQGALCASARRGVATTIVFPARNDSWIVGAASRSYYGELLTAGVRIFEYVGGLLHTKSLTLDGEVTLIGSANMDRRSFELNYENNILFHDPALTADVRRRQQEYIARSRPVELSEVAAWPMTRRLWNNAIAMLGPVL, translated from the coding sequence ATGCGGCGCCTAGAGACCGATAAACTTTCAGGATTCATTTCAGTGAACGAAACAACCTTTTTTGCGGCGATTCTCTGGATACTGAACGTTCTGATTCAATTCGCCTTCATCGCGCGGGTGCTACTGAGACCGCATCGGGAGCCCGCCTCGCGCATCGCCTGGATGGTGATCATTCTGGTCCTGCCGGTGCTGGGTATTCTGGCCTATATCCTGTTTGGCGAAGTCAACATCGGCCGACGGCGCGTCGCGCGAATGCAGGCGGTGCTCGCGCAAATGCCGAAGGTGGCCGATGCGGTGGGTCTGGACGCGGCCATCCAGCGGGTCGAGGCGTCGGATCGCTACACGCACCTGTTTCGTGTCGGGCACTCCATCAGCGGTTTCGAACCGGTCGGCGGCAACCACGCCCGCCTGCTGGCGGATTCGAACGCCACCATCGACGCCATGGTGGCCGACATCGATGCCGCCAGCGAGCATGTGCATCTCCTGTTCTATATCTGGCTGCCGGACCACAATGGCCGCAAGATCATCGAGGCGCTAAAGCGCGCCGCCGCGCGCGGCGTCACCTGCCGGGCGATGGCGGACGACCTGGGCTCGCGTCTGCTGATTCATTCCAAATACTGGCCAGACATGGATCGAGCGGGGGTCCGCCTGGCCCGGGCCTTGCCCGTTGGCAATCCGTTGCTGCGGCCTCTCAAGGGGCGGATCGATCTGCGCAACCATCGAAAAATCGTCGTGATCGACGATCTCATCACCTATTGCGGCAGTCAGAACTGTGCTGATCCGGAGTTTCTCATCAAGGCCCAATACGCGCCCTGGGTGGATGCCATGATGCGTTTCGAGGGGCCGATCGCCCGTCAGAATCAACATCTGTTCGCCAGTGACTGGATGGCCCATGTGGACGATGACATCGCGGACCTGCTGCGGCGACCGATCCCACCCGCCCTGTCGGGGCTGCCGGCTCAGGTCATCGGCACGGGGCCGACCGTGCGCTACTCCGCCATGCCCGAGATGTTTGAGTCACTCATGCACACTGCTCGCCATGAGTTGATCATCTCGACCCCTTATTACGTCCCCGATGAGTCCATGCAGGGCGCCTTGTGCGCCAGCGCCCGCCGTGGCGTGGCCACGACCATTGTCTTCCCGGCCAGGAACGACTCGTGGATCGTCGGCGCGGCGAGTCGCAGCTACTACGGCGAGCTGCTCACCGCTGGAGTACGGATCTTCGAATACGTGGGCGGATTGCTACACACCAAATCGCTGACCCTGGACGGTGAAGTGACGCTGATCGGTTCCGCCAACATGGATCGCCGCAGCTTCGAACTGAACTACGAGAACAACATCCTGTTCCACGATCCGGCGCTGACCGCCGATGTCCGGCGGCGCCAGCAGGAATATATCGCCCGGTCGCGCCCGGTCGAGCTGAGCGAAGTGGCCGCTTGGCCGATGACACGTCGCCTCTGGAATAACGCCATCGCCATGCTCGGGCCGGTGCTCTAG
- a CDS encoding nickel-dependent hydrogenase large subunit, with the protein MKATNANPALLAVLGAGQPVTGHRPWPRFLVSAETWNTLLAGLANGSWSLLGLWAEPGVAHLAAYEFETGTPGVASLPCPAGEFPSVGRLHPPAQRLERAITDLVGLQPAAGPDLRPWLDHGRWPLRHPLGAATAPTEAMPPYPFLPAEGESLHQIPVGPVHAGIIEPGHFRFTANGEAVVRLEERLGYVHKGIESLLNGASLERAARLVGRVSGDSTVAYAWAFARAVEAATETEIPARAHWLRALMAELERLANHCGDIGAICNDAAFALMLAHCAVLRERVLRASAACFGHRLLMDCVIPGGVAVDLPADGVPILRALLAEMRRAFPPLVELYDNTASLQDRTANTGTLNPTLVQQFGCGGVIGRAAGRAFDARRQPGYPPYDQLEFEVPVRRDSDVNARVWIRIREVEQSLTLIEQILARWPPGPVRGALNQPGRLVEGMALVEGFRGDILIWLRLAADGTVARCHPRDPSWLQWPLLEAAIEGDIVADFPLCNKSFNCSYSGHDL; encoded by the coding sequence ATGAAAGCGACGAACGCCAATCCCGCCTTGCTCGCCGTGCTGGGCGCCGGCCAGCCGGTCACCGGGCATCGGCCCTGGCCCCGGTTTTTGGTGAGCGCCGAAACCTGGAACACGCTGCTGGCCGGACTGGCGAACGGTAGCTGGAGCCTGCTCGGATTATGGGCCGAACCCGGTGTGGCGCATCTGGCGGCCTATGAGTTCGAAACCGGTACGCCGGGTGTCGCCAGCCTGCCCTGTCCGGCCGGCGAGTTCCCCTCGGTGGGGCGTCTGCATCCACCGGCGCAACGGCTGGAACGGGCCATCACCGATCTGGTCGGTTTACAGCCGGCCGCCGGCCCCGATCTTCGTCCCTGGCTGGATCACGGCCGCTGGCCGCTGCGCCATCCCCTGGGTGCCGCAACCGCGCCGACCGAAGCGATGCCACCTTATCCGTTTCTGCCGGCGGAGGGCGAAAGCCTGCACCAGATTCCGGTGGGGCCGGTACACGCCGGCATCATCGAACCCGGTCATTTCCGCTTCACCGCCAACGGCGAGGCCGTGGTCCGGCTGGAAGAGCGGCTGGGCTATGTTCACAAGGGTATCGAGAGCCTGCTGAACGGCGCGTCGCTGGAGCGGGCGGCGCGGCTGGTGGGGCGGGTGTCGGGCGACAGCACGGTGGCCTATGCCTGGGCCTTCGCCCGGGCGGTCGAGGCGGCGACGGAAACGGAGATTCCCGCGCGCGCGCACTGGCTGCGCGCGCTGATGGCCGAGCTGGAGCGGCTGGCCAATCACTGCGGCGACATCGGCGCGATCTGCAATGACGCCGCCTTCGCCTTGATGTTGGCCCATTGCGCGGTGTTGCGCGAGCGGGTGCTCCGCGCCAGCGCCGCCTGCTTCGGTCATCGTCTGCTGATGGATTGCGTGATTCCGGGCGGTGTGGCCGTCGATTTGCCGGCGGATGGCGTACCGATCTTGCGAGCCCTGCTGGCCGAAATGCGCCGCGCGTTTCCACCCCTGGTCGAGTTATACGACAACACCGCCTCGCTGCAAGACCGCACCGCCAATACCGGGACGCTCAATCCGACGCTGGTCCAGCAGTTCGGTTGCGGCGGGGTGATCGGCCGCGCCGCCGGCCGCGCCTTCGACGCCCGCCGCCAGCCGGGTTACCCGCCCTACGATCAGCTTGAGTTCGAGGTGCCGGTGCGGCGCGACAGCGATGTTAACGCCCGGGTGTGGATTCGCATCCGCGAGGTGGAACAGAGTCTGACCCTGATTGAGCAAATTCTGGCGCGCTGGCCGCCGGGTCCGGTGCGTGGGGCACTGAACCAGCCCGGCCGGTTGGTCGAGGGCATGGCGCTGGTCGAGGGCTTTCGCGGTGACATCCTGATCTGGTTGCGCTTGGCCGCCGACGGCACGGTGGCGCGCTGCCATCCGCGCGATCCCTCCTGGTTGCAGTGGCCGCTGCTGGAAGCCGCCATCGAAGGCGATATCGTGGCGGATTTTCCCTTGTGCAACAAATCCTTCAACTGCTCGTATTCGGGCCACGATCTTTAG
- a CDS encoding acyl-CoA synthetase, translating into MNPKRGYTGELPPARFNLARYCLQAAARTTPDKVALVVVSDADAPVGAAEHWTYAQLDEAVRRTAAGLRRLGLAPGARLMIRMGNTSDYALLFFGAIAAGCVPLPSSAQLTEEEAAFLLADSGARLLAMADELTIRPPPGVQVLGLAEVAALRAGHEPLDYADTAADDPAFLIYTSGTTGQPKGVLHAQRSAWGRRPMYQGWYGIRPDDVILHAGAFNWTYTLGVGLTDPWANGATAVLYNGPRDVTVWPALMEKYRATLFAAVPGLYRQILKYNDLGAYDLSSLRHGLTAGEALSTALLEQWRATTGKALYEALGMSECSTYISSAPGEPVNPGSPGKAQPGRCVAALPVEGGEEPLPPGETGLLAVHRGDPGLMLGYWNRPEEEELVYRGEWFLGGDLVHFDADGYMIYHGRNDDVMNAMGYRVSPLEVEHCLSRHPAVAEVAVTELAVREGVSVIAAFVVPRDPDEPDGMDAAPLLAHAHAHLAGYKCPREIIFVDSLPRTANGKVRRRDLARWRR; encoded by the coding sequence ATGAATCCAAAGCGAGGCTACACCGGCGAGTTGCCGCCGGCCCGGTTCAACCTGGCGCGCTACTGTCTTCAGGCGGCGGCGCGGACCACGCCGGACAAGGTGGCGCTGGTGGTGGTTTCCGACGCCGACGCGCCGGTTGGAGCGGCCGAGCACTGGACTTACGCGCAACTGGATGAGGCGGTGCGGCGCACGGCGGCCGGGCTGCGCCGTCTGGGTCTGGCGCCAGGCGCGCGGCTGATGATCCGCATGGGCAACACCAGCGATTACGCCCTGCTGTTTTTCGGCGCCATCGCCGCCGGTTGCGTGCCGCTGCCATCCTCGGCGCAACTGACCGAGGAGGAGGCCGCTTTCCTGCTGGCCGATTCCGGTGCCCGGTTGCTGGCCATGGCGGATGAACTGACGATCCGGCCACCGCCGGGTGTGCAAGTGTTGGGCTTGGCCGAGGTCGCCGCGCTACGGGCCGGTCACGAGCCGCTGGACTATGCCGATACCGCCGCCGACGATCCAGCGTTCCTGATCTACACCTCCGGTACCACCGGTCAGCCCAAGGGCGTGTTGCACGCCCAGCGCTCGGCCTGGGGTCGGCGACCGATGTACCAGGGCTGGTATGGCATCCGCCCGGACGATGTGATTCTGCACGCCGGGGCATTTAACTGGACTTATACCCTGGGGGTGGGGTTGACCGATCCCTGGGCCAACGGCGCGACGGCGGTACTCTACAACGGTCCGCGCGATGTCACGGTTTGGCCGGCGCTGATGGAGAAGTACCGGGCCACTCTGTTTGCAGCGGTGCCGGGGCTGTACCGACAGATCCTGAAATACAATGATCTGGGTGCTTATGACCTGTCCAGCCTGCGCCACGGGCTGACCGCCGGCGAAGCGCTGAGCACCGCTTTGCTGGAACAGTGGCGGGCGACGACCGGCAAGGCGCTGTACGAGGCGTTGGGGATGAGCGAATGCTCGACCTACATTTCTTCGGCGCCGGGCGAGCCGGTCAACCCCGGCAGTCCGGGTAAGGCCCAGCCGGGTCGTTGCGTGGCGGCATTGCCGGTCGAAGGCGGTGAGGAACCGCTGCCACCGGGCGAGACCGGGTTGCTGGCGGTGCATCGCGGCGATCCGGGGCTGATGCTGGGTTACTGGAATCGCCCCGAAGAAGAGGAGTTGGTTTACCGGGGCGAGTGGTTCCTCGGCGGCGATCTGGTTCACTTCGACGCCGATGGCTACATGATCTACCACGGTCGCAACGACGACGTGATGAACGCCATGGGCTACCGGGTGTCGCCGCTGGAGGTGGAACATTGCCTGAGCCGGCATCCGGCGGTGGCGGAGGTGGCGGTCACTGAGCTGGCCGTGCGCGAGGGCGTCAGCGTAATCGCCGCCTTCGTGGTGCCGCGCGATCCCGACGAACCGGACGGGATGGACGCCGCGCCCTTGCTGGCCCATGCCCACGCCCATCTGGCGGGCTATAAGTGCCCGCGCGAGATTATTTTCGTCGATAGCCTGCCGCGCACCGCCAACGGCAAGGTCCGCCGCCGCGATCTGGCGCGGTGGCGGCGGTAA
- the nuoB gene encoding NADH-quinone oxidoreductase subunit NuoB, whose protein sequence is MRKLLLQNGWRSPLTLPAPAPSEQALAELGAKVDQAARRRLGRSLAIREVDAGSCNGCELEIHALNNAFYDLERFGFHFVASPRHADVLLVTGPVTVNMREALERTYAATPDPKWVVAVGDCGRDGGVFAGGYACVGGVAEVIPVDLHIPGCPPTPLQLLEGLLALLRIQ, encoded by the coding sequence ATGCGCAAGCTGCTGTTGCAAAATGGGTGGCGGTCGCCGCTGACTCTTCCCGCTCCGGCCCCTTCCGAACAGGCCCTGGCCGAACTGGGCGCGAAGGTCGATCAGGCCGCCCGCCGACGCCTCGGCCGCAGTCTGGCGATCCGCGAGGTGGACGCCGGTTCCTGTAACGGCTGCGAGTTGGAGATCCACGCGCTGAACAATGCTTTTTACGACCTGGAACGCTTCGGTTTCCATTTTGTCGCCTCGCCGCGCCATGCCGATGTGTTGCTGGTGACCGGACCGGTGACGGTCAACATGCGCGAGGCGCTGGAGCGCACTTATGCCGCCACGCCCGATCCGAAATGGGTGGTCGCGGTGGGTGATTGCGGGCGGGACGGCGGGGTGTTCGCCGGCGGCTACGCCTGCGTCGGCGGAGTGGCCGAAGTGATTCCGGTCGATCTGCACATTCCCGGCTGTCCGCCGACTCCTCTGCAATTGCTCGAAGGCTTGCTGGCGTTGTTGCGGATCCAATGA
- a CDS encoding NADH-quinone oxidoreductase subunit H: MALTADYGVQGCQMLLTLLLAPLLTGFVRALKARLLRRRGPTLLQPYRDLLKLLRKEVVLADSASWLFRVAPYLIFAAIWVAAALVPTFASGLPFSWTADLIAIVALLGTARFFLALAGLDVGTSFGGIGASREMMIASLAEPAMLMMVFTLSLLAGTTELSAVARFMLNADVGLRVSLALALLALVMVAIAENARIPVDNPATHLELTMVHEAMVLEYSGRHLALIELAAALKLLLYLSLMACIFVPWGMATAGAGPLDYLTGVAVYLAKLAVGGLLLALFETSIAKMRVFRVNEFLGAALMLGLLGTLLLFVSRSL, encoded by the coding sequence ATGGCGCTGACCGCCGACTATGGGGTGCAGGGCTGCCAAATGCTGCTGACGCTGCTGCTGGCCCCGCTGCTCACCGGTTTTGTCCGCGCGCTCAAGGCGCGACTGCTGCGCCGGCGTGGCCCGACCCTGCTGCAACCCTACCGCGATCTGCTCAAGCTGTTGCGCAAGGAGGTCGTGCTGGCCGACTCCGCCTCCTGGCTGTTTCGAGTCGCGCCCTATCTGATCTTCGCCGCGATCTGGGTGGCGGCGGCGCTGGTGCCGACCTTCGCCAGCGGCCTGCCGTTCAGTTGGACGGCCGATTTGATCGCCATCGTCGCGCTGCTCGGCACCGCCCGCTTTTTTCTGGCGTTGGCCGGGCTCGATGTCGGCACCAGCTTCGGCGGCATCGGCGCCAGCCGCGAGATGATGATCGCCTCGCTGGCCGAACCGGCCATGCTGATGATGGTATTCACCCTGTCGCTGCTGGCCGGCACCACCGAACTGTCGGCGGTCGCCCGTTTCATGCTGAATGCCGATGTCGGCCTGCGGGTGTCGCTGGCGCTGGCGCTGCTGGCTTTGGTCATGGTGGCGATCGCCGAGAATGCCCGGATTCCGGTGGACAATCCGGCCACCCACCTGGAGCTGACCATGGTGCATGAGGCAATGGTGCTGGAATACTCCGGTCGCCATCTGGCGCTGATCGAGCTGGCCGCTGCCCTGAAATTGCTGCTCTATCTGTCGCTGATGGCCTGCATCTTCGTGCCCTGGGGCATGGCGACCGCCGGCGCGGGTCCGCTGGATTATCTGACGGGTGTGGCTGTGTATCTGGCCAAGCTGGCGGTGGGTGGTCTGCTGCTGGCGCTGTTCGAAACCAGCATCGCCAAGATGCGGGTGTTCCGTGTCAATGAATTTCTGGGGGCGGCGCTGATGCTGGGTTTGCTCGGTACCCTGTTGCTGTTTGTGTCCCGGAGCCTGTGA
- the hyfB gene encoding hydrogenase 4 subunit B, whose translation MPLSLSLGLAMALLAVGLHAIAASRRTGCTRQVYGVSLVICILLLGTALAHLLGDRTPVTLTLPIGLPWLGAHFRLDALSAFFLIVVNLGGAVASLFALGYGQHEKTPERVLPFYPAFLAGMNLVVLADDAFTFLFVWEFMSLSSWALVMAHHREPANARAGYLYLVMACFGTLALLLVFGLLAGPDGGYDFSAIRAAQATPGAAALVLALALVGAGSKAGLVPLHVWLPLAHPAAPSHVSALMSGVMTKVAVYGFIRIVFDLLGTPAWWWGGLVLALGGITAVLGVLYALMQHDLKRLLAYHTVENIGIIFIGLGLALAFQANHMYANAALALTAALFHIFNHSLFKSLLFLGTGAVLTATGERDMERLGGLIHPMPWTALAFLIGAAAISALPPLNGFVSEWLTFQAILASPELPQWPLKFLVPAVGALLALSAALAATCFVKAFGITFLGRPRSPAAAGARETDRYSLVALFVLAVLCLLAGILPGLVVDGLSPVVSVLNGGTRLTAQSSQPWLTLVPVVDVKSTYNGLLVLLFMAFSGTGAALLIHRFASAAARRGPAWDCGFPEASPATQYTAGSFAQPIRRVFGSVVFQARERVFMPPPGDSRPARLEVELHDPVWERGYAPIIAAVVALSSRFNAFQYLTIRRYLSLVFGALVLLLLGMVLWR comes from the coding sequence ATGCCGTTGTCGCTGTCATTGGGCTTGGCCATGGCCCTGCTTGCCGTCGGTCTCCATGCGATCGCCGCATCGCGCCGGACGGGTTGCACCCGCCAGGTCTACGGGGTGAGTCTGGTCATCTGCATCCTCTTGCTGGGGACGGCGCTGGCGCATCTGCTGGGTGACCGAACGCCGGTCACGCTGACCTTGCCCATTGGCCTGCCCTGGCTGGGCGCGCATTTCCGTCTGGACGCGCTGTCGGCCTTTTTCCTGATCGTGGTCAATCTTGGCGGCGCGGTGGCCAGCCTGTTCGCCCTGGGCTACGGCCAGCATGAAAAAACGCCCGAACGAGTATTGCCGTTCTACCCGGCCTTTCTGGCCGGCATGAACCTGGTGGTGCTGGCCGATGACGCCTTTACCTTTTTATTCGTTTGGGAATTCATGTCGCTCAGTTCCTGGGCACTGGTCATGGCCCACCATCGGGAGCCGGCCAACGCTCGCGCCGGTTATCTATATCTGGTCATGGCCTGCTTCGGTACCTTGGCGCTGCTGCTGGTTTTCGGGCTGCTGGCCGGTCCCGACGGCGGCTACGATTTCAGCGCCATCCGCGCCGCTCAGGCCACGCCGGGCGCGGCGGCGCTGGTGCTGGCGCTGGCGTTGGTGGGAGCCGGTTCCAAGGCCGGTCTGGTGCCGCTGCATGTCTGGCTGCCGCTGGCGCATCCGGCCGCGCCCAGCCATGTGTCGGCATTGATGAGCGGGGTAATGACCAAGGTGGCGGTGTACGGTTTCATCCGCATCGTGTTCGACCTGCTGGGCACGCCGGCCTGGTGGTGGGGAGGACTGGTGCTGGCGCTGGGTGGAATCACCGCCGTGCTGGGCGTGCTGTACGCGCTGATGCAGCACGATCTGAAACGGCTGCTCGCCTATCACACGGTGGAAAATATCGGCATCATCTTTATCGGTTTGGGGCTGGCGCTGGCGTTTCAGGCGAATCATATGTACGCGAACGCCGCACTGGCGCTGACCGCCGCGCTGTTCCACATCTTCAACCATTCGCTGTTCAAGAGTCTGCTGTTTCTCGGTACCGGCGCGGTGCTGACCGCCACCGGAGAGCGCGACATGGAACGGCTGGGTGGGTTGATCCACCCGATGCCGTGGACCGCGCTGGCGTTTCTGATCGGCGCGGCGGCGATTTCGGCGCTGCCGCCGCTGAACGGCTTCGTCTCCGAATGGCTGACTTTCCAGGCCATCCTGGCCAGCCCGGAGCTGCCGCAATGGCCGCTCAAGTTTTTGGTGCCGGCGGTCGGCGCGCTGCTGGCGCTGTCCGCCGCGCTGGCCGCCACCTGCTTCGTCAAAGCCTTCGGCATCACCTTCCTGGGCCGGCCGCGTTCGCCGGCCGCCGCCGGGGCACGGGAAACCGACCGCTATTCGCTGGTCGCGCTGTTCGTTCTGGCGGTGCTCTGCCTGTTGGCCGGCATCCTGCCCGGACTGGTGGTGGATGGCCTGTCTCCGGTGGTGAGTGTGCTTAACGGCGGCACCCGGCTGACGGCGCAGAGCAGCCAGCCCTGGCTGACACTGGTGCCGGTGGTGGATGTCAAAAGCACCTACAACGGCTTGCTGGTGCTGTTGTTCATGGCATTTTCCGGAACCGGCGCCGCCCTCCTGATCCATCGTTTCGCTTCCGCCGCGGCGCGGCGCGGTCCGGCCTGGGATTGCGGCTTTCCCGAAGCCAGCCCCGCGACCCAGTACACCGCCGGCAGCTTCGCTCAACCGATCCGCCGGGTGTTCGGCAGCGTGGTGTTCCAGGCGCGGGAACGGGTGTTCATGCCGCCGCCCGGCGATTCGCGGCCGGCGCGATTGGAGGTCGAGCTGCACGACCCGGTCTGGGAGCGTGGCTACGCCCCGATCATCGCGGCCGTGGTGGCGCTCTCCAGCCGTTTCAATGCCTTTCAATACCTCACCATCCGCCGTTACCTGAGTCTGGTGTTCGGCGCGCTGGTCCTGCTGTTGCTGGGGATGGTGCTATGGCGCTGA
- a CDS encoding hydrogenase 4 subunit F has protein sequence MSGADLGLVAMAVLLGVPAGSALLLVLVSGYRLGARLNVGAALLCLLAAATLFQARPEANLYLRVDDFNIYLIALNNWVSFTTSVFSAGYIAHELETGRLTPAYLRFYHAMYQALLFAMNLALLANNIGLLWVAIELATLVTVLMVGLYRTHAALEAAWKYFILGSLGIALALFGTILVYLAAQPVIGQGLPAMAWDRLLARADAFDPALLNLAFVFLLLGYGTKAGLVPLHAWLPDAHAEGPTPISAVLSGLLLNVALYAVLRFKMLMSANPSALAPGPLMVILGLLSLLFAGLMLYRRGDIKRLFAYSSIEHMGIITFAFGMGGPLANFAGLLHMTLHSLTKSAIFFTVGHISQVKGTQRISTIRGLTVTHPTLGWGLVAGVIAIAGMPPFGVFMSEFLVVSSTFARQPLLALPLVVGLLLAFGTLLWRLHSVAFGQPDSTAVVPVRASTLPTTVHLGLVLVAGFWLPEPLVAWFRHVAVLLG, from the coding sequence ATGAGCGGCGCGGATCTCGGTCTCGTGGCGATGGCCGTGCTGCTGGGCGTTCCGGCCGGCTCGGCGCTGCTGCTGGTGCTGGTGTCCGGCTACCGGCTCGGCGCCAGGCTGAATGTCGGCGCGGCGCTGCTGTGCCTGCTGGCCGCCGCCACCCTGTTCCAGGCGCGGCCGGAGGCCAATCTCTATCTGCGGGTGGACGACTTCAACATCTATCTGATCGCGCTGAACAACTGGGTCAGCTTCACCACCAGCGTGTTCAGTGCCGGCTACATCGCCCACGAACTGGAAACCGGCCGGTTGACCCCGGCGTATCTGCGCTTTTATCACGCCATGTATCAGGCGCTGCTGTTCGCCATGAACCTGGCGCTGCTCGCCAACAACATCGGGTTGCTGTGGGTGGCGATCGAACTGGCGACGCTGGTCACGGTGCTGATGGTCGGTCTCTACCGGACCCATGCCGCGCTGGAAGCCGCCTGGAAGTATTTCATTCTGGGTAGCCTCGGCATCGCCCTGGCGCTGTTCGGCACCATCCTGGTGTATCTGGCGGCGCAACCGGTGATCGGGCAGGGGCTGCCGGCCATGGCCTGGGACCGGCTGCTGGCCCGCGCCGACGCCTTCGATCCGGCGCTGCTCAACCTGGCCTTCGTGTTTTTGCTGCTCGGTTACGGCACCAAGGCCGGTCTGGTGCCGCTGCACGCCTGGCTGCCGGACGCGCACGCCGAAGGCCCCACGCCGATCTCGGCGGTGCTGTCCGGTTTGCTGCTGAACGTGGCGCTGTATGCGGTGCTGCGCTTCAAGATGCTGATGAGCGCCAATCCGTCCGCGCTGGCGCCGGGGCCGCTGATGGTCATTCTGGGGCTGCTGTCCCTGCTGTTCGCCGGCTTGATGCTCTATCGCCGGGGCGACATCAAACGCTTGTTCGCTTATTCCTCCATCGAACACATGGGCATCATCACCTTCGCCTTCGGCATGGGCGGGCCGCTGGCCAACTTCGCCGGGCTGCTGCACATGACCCTGCACAGCCTGACCAAATCGGCGATTTTCTTCACCGTGGGCCATATTTCCCAAGTCAAGGGTACCCAGCGGATCTCCACTATTCGCGGTTTGACCGTCACCCATCCGACCCTCGGCTGGGGGCTGGTGGCGGGCGTGATCGCCATCGCCGGGATGCCGCCGTTCGGGGTGTTCATGAGCGAGTTCCTGGTGGTCAGTTCCACCTTCGCCCGCCAGCCGCTGCTGGCGTTGCCGCTGGTGGTGGGGTTGCTGCTGGCCTTCGGCACCCTGCTGTGGCGGTTGCACAGCGTGGCGTTCGGCCAGCCGGACAGTACCGCCGTTGTGCCGGTGCGAGCCAGTACCCTGCCGACGACGGTGCATCTGGGGCTGGTATTGGTCGCCGGGTTCTGGCTACCCGAACCGCTGGTGGCCTGGTTCCGCCATGTCGCGGTCCTGTTGGGTTGA
- a CDS encoding helix-turn-helix transcriptional regulator, whose protein sequence is MLTAAQLKAARALLGIDQRTLAESAGLSLPTIQRMETSEGTIRGNVDSLVKLITALDAAGVELIGEGAASEGGGRGVRLKR, encoded by the coding sequence ATGCTCACAGCGGCTCAGTTGAAAGCGGCACGCGCGCTGTTGGGTATAGACCAGCGAACGCTCGCCGAAAGCGCCGGTTTGTCCCTGCCGACCATCCAGCGGATGGAAACCAGCGAAGGCACGATTCGCGGCAATGTGGATTCCCTGGTCAAGCTCATCACCGCGCTCGACGCCGCCGGCGTGGAGCTGATCGGGGAGGGCGCCGCCAGCGAAGGTGGCGGGCGCGGGGTTCGGCTGAAGCGCTGA
- a CDS encoding hydrogenase-4 component E has protein sequence MHGLAFDIAHFLAGGMVVVSFLLLYQDRLYALISVFALHSLVLALAVGWQAAIQGAHHLYITAGIALVFKAIVIPVALHRIVRRLGIHRTLEAVGGVGRDMLAGTGLVALAILVMLPVTASADALAREDLAFALAVVLLGLLLMVTRRNAVSLVIGFMSLENGLVLAAAGARGMPLAVEISVAFSVLIAMIVIGIFLFRIRERFDSVDMQAMDTFREERRR, from the coding sequence ATGCACGGCCTGGCCTTCGATATCGCCCATTTCCTGGCGGGCGGCATGGTGGTGGTGAGTTTCCTGCTGCTGTACCAGGATCGCCTGTATGCCCTGATCAGCGTTTTCGCCCTGCACTCGCTGGTGCTGGCGCTGGCGGTCGGCTGGCAGGCCGCCATTCAGGGCGCGCATCACCTGTACATCACGGCGGGAATCGCGCTGGTGTTCAAGGCGATCGTCATTCCGGTCGCGCTCCACCGCATCGTCCGGCGGCTCGGCATCCATCGCACGCTGGAAGCGGTGGGAGGCGTGGGCCGGGACATGCTGGCCGGCACCGGGCTGGTGGCGCTGGCCATTCTGGTGATGCTGCCGGTGACGGCCAGCGCCGACGCGCTGGCGCGCGAAGATCTGGCCTTCGCTTTGGCGGTGGTGCTGCTGGGGTTGCTGCTGATGGTCACCCGCCGCAACGCGGTCAGCCTGGTGATCGGCTTCATGTCGCTGGAGAACGGACTGGTGCTGGCCGCCGCCGGAGCACGCGGCATGCCGCTGGCGGTGGAAATCAGCGTCGCGTTTTCGGTGCTGATCGCGATGATCGTGATCGGTATTTTTCTGTTTCGCATCCGGGAGCGCTTCGACAGCGTGGACATGCAGGCGATGGATACCTTTCGGGAGGAACGGCGGCGATGA